The Quercus robur chromosome 7, dhQueRobu3.1, whole genome shotgun sequence genome has a segment encoding these proteins:
- the LOC126691234 gene encoding uncharacterized protein LOC126691234: MHLQDILDEIICRAFPTTLKGLARVWFEKIPPNTITSFQELSKLFVNNFVGGQRHNCSSSNLLNIEQGKNESLQTFINHFNRKALLVDEMDDKILLVVFNNGVTSDLFIHKLYDQKPQMMAELIHSTLSFMNAKDTIIAKKKKKAKQVEAGYMHIQNKALIQRRPRWEKKETEMAGGPDPTMSGFSHALANVLYCRKAGSSSRRYSNYTLLNTPLDQVLMQIKDDPSLKWPEKMKGDPSKRNKRKTQIEVLIKQGKLKNFLGQEHKDKRLPLKGKVEEPIRPPLGEIKVIVGGISAASSSRSKKTYLRVIQNIQLTGRPPRAPKMDEPAITFIDEDVRRLHHPYDDAIVITLTIANYTTRRVLVDNGSLVDILYYPAFQ, encoded by the exons ATGCACCTCCAAGACATTCTAGATGAGATCATATGCAGAGCTTTTCCTACTACACTAAAAGGCCTAGCCAGGGTGTGGTTTGAAAAAATACCACCAAACACTATAACTTCATTCCAAGAGTTAAGCAAGTTGTTCGTCAACAACTTCGTCGGAGGTCAAAGGCATAATTGTTCCTCGTCCAACTTGCTGAATATAGAGCAAGGAAAGAACGAGAGTCTTCAGACTTTCATCAACCATTTTAATAGGAAAGCCCTACTGGTAGATGAGATGGACGATAAAATCCTCTTGGTAGTCTTCAACAACGGAGTTACCTCTGATTTGTTCATTCACAAGCTGTATGATCAAAAGCCACAGATGATGGCCGAGTTAATACACTCAACTTTAAGCTTTATGAATGCTAAGGACACAATCATtgccaagaagaagaagaaggctaAACAAGTGGAGGCTGGGTACATGCACATCCAAAACAAGGCCCTCATCCAAAGAAGGCCAAGATGGGAGAAAAAAGAGACTGAGATGGCAGGT GGTCCAGATCCAACCATGTCAGGATTCTCACATGCCTTGGCTAATGTACTGTACTGCAGGAAAGCAGGATCGTCCTCAAGGCGATATTCCAACTACACGCTCTTGAATACCCCACTTGACCAAGTGttgatgcaaatcaaggatgaccCATCCTTGAAATGGCCAGAGAAGATGAAAGGAGATCCTAGCAAGAGGAATAAGAGAAAAACT CAAATTGAGGTTCTTATTAAGCAAGGAAAGTTGAAGAATTTCCTTGGACAAGAGCACAAGGACAAAAGACTACCACTAAAGGGTAAAGTAGAAGAGCCAATTCGTCCACCACTTGGAGAAATAAAGGTTATTGTTGGGGGAATATCGGCTGCCAGCTCGTCTAGATCCAAGAAAACCTACCTTCGAGTTATTCAAAACATTCAACTCACTGGCCGTCCACCTAGAGCACCAAAGATGGACGAACCAGCTATAACCTTCATTGATGAAGATGTAAGAAGACTACACCATCCTTATGACGATGCAATTGTCATCACTTTGACAATTGCGAATTACACGACAAGAAGAGTACTGGTGGATAATGGGAGTTTAGTAGATATCCTCTACTACCCGGCCTTCCAATAG